The proteins below come from a single Halostagnicola larsenii XH-48 genomic window:
- a CDS encoding DUF6159 family protein, with translation MSLRDRLGTGFRLAGGSAAVLRANPRLTVYPIVGGVATVAYLATVFGGFVALGGSESLALVIALLVGAYAGSMFLVSVSIAALVWASRETFAGQTPSATDAFRAACSHLRALLVWSILSAFVGLALQALEESSDIVGVILSALLSTGWLALTYFVIPVVVLEDAGPTTMIQESGQIIRDTWGETLGSEFGVGFVTALLFVPGLVVGVALYVVVPGDAALLVAVLGGGLLVGLGMLAGYTLGAIAKTALYVFARSGTMPGEFDESTLVEDADPS, from the coding sequence ATGAGTCTCCGCGACCGGCTCGGAACCGGGTTTCGACTCGCTGGCGGCAGCGCAGCGGTCCTTCGGGCGAACCCGCGGTTGACGGTCTATCCGATCGTTGGGGGCGTCGCAACCGTCGCGTATCTCGCCACCGTCTTCGGCGGGTTCGTCGCACTCGGCGGATCGGAGTCGCTCGCCCTCGTGATCGCGCTGCTGGTTGGTGCCTACGCCGGGTCGATGTTCCTCGTCTCCGTTAGCATCGCCGCGCTCGTCTGGGCGAGCAGGGAAACGTTCGCCGGACAGACGCCGTCGGCGACCGACGCGTTCCGCGCCGCCTGCTCCCATCTCCGGGCGCTTTTGGTCTGGTCGATCCTGAGCGCGTTCGTCGGTCTCGCGCTGCAGGCGCTTGAGGAATCGAGCGATATCGTCGGCGTCATCCTCTCGGCGCTGCTTAGCACCGGGTGGCTCGCGCTGACGTACTTCGTCATCCCGGTGGTCGTCCTCGAGGACGCCGGGCCGACCACGATGATACAGGAGAGCGGCCAGATCATCCGTGACACGTGGGGCGAAACGCTCGGCTCCGAGTTCGGCGTCGGGTTCGTCACCGCCCTGTTGTTCGTTCCGGGGCTGGTAGTCGGCGTCGCGTTGTACGTCGTCGTCCCCGGTGACGCCGCGCTGCTCGTCGCCGTTCTCGGCGGCGGACTGCTCGTCGGTCTCGGCATGCTCGCCGGGTACACGCTCGGAGCGATCGCGAAAACGGCGCTGTACGTCTTCGCCCGATCGGGAACGATGCCCGGGGAGTTCGACGAGTCCACGCTCGTCGAAGACGCGGATCCCTCGTGA
- a CDS encoding GNAT family N-acetyltransferase, which translates to MYTRIATQDDALEVRRILDAAMLEPGDVESRIDANDVFVAGDRWPATRADHGRSAQGGGSTRTESDDAAQIGREESTDTDERILGAIVLEPLADVGEPPESAAEGAHVSAIGVRRRHRGRGIGRALIERALEREGRLTAHFDAGVRPFYESLEFSIEAIDDERYRGSLAGPR; encoded by the coding sequence ATGTACACGCGCATTGCAACCCAGGACGACGCCCTCGAGGTCCGGCGGATTCTCGACGCGGCGATGTTAGAGCCCGGCGACGTCGAGAGTCGAATCGACGCGAACGACGTCTTCGTCGCGGGGGATCGGTGGCCGGCGACTCGCGCCGACCACGGCAGATCGGCACAGGGCGGTGGGAGCACACGAACTGAGAGCGACGACGCAGCACAGATTGGACGTGAGGAGTCGACAGATACCGACGAGCGGATACTCGGAGCCATCGTCCTCGAGCCGCTCGCGGACGTTGGGGAGCCGCCCGAATCCGCTGCAGAGGGAGCCCACGTCAGCGCGATCGGCGTTCGACGGCGACATCGAGGACGGGGGATCGGACGTGCGCTAATCGAACGCGCACTCGAGCGCGAGGGCCGGTTGACCGCACACTTCGACGCCGGCGTTCGGCCGTTTTACGAGTCGCTCGAGTTTTCGATCGAGGCAATCGACGACGAGCGGTATCGGGGCTCGCTGGCCGGACCGCGCTGA
- the samp2 gene encoding ubiquitin-like small modifier protein SAMP2, which produces MRVTVDVKGEGTHEFALEDVPTNSDGAVDSKPTYADLLAEVDLSPHEVSVLVDGRPVPEDQPVDTEHITVLRLIKGG; this is translated from the coding sequence ATGCGCGTCACCGTGGACGTCAAAGGCGAAGGGACCCACGAGTTCGCCCTCGAGGACGTCCCTACTAACTCGGACGGAGCGGTGGACAGCAAGCCGACCTACGCCGATCTGCTTGCCGAAGTCGATCTGAGCCCCCACGAGGTGTCCGTTCTCGTCGATGGCCGTCCCGTTCCAGAGGACCAGCCAGTCGACACGGAGCACATCACGGTACTTCGATTGATCAAGGGCGGGTAA
- a CDS encoding tryptophanase has translation MVAYKSKAVERIRLPGRDERERALEEAGYNVFALAADDVYIDLLTDSGTGAMSDEQWAALHRGDESYAGSPSFERLESAVADVMGFPYVIPAHQGRGAENVLYGSILSEGDVVPNNTHFDTTRAHVANQGAEAVDCPIEGAHDLSAAESFKGNFSVERAREAVSEVGAENVPLVISTITNNSTAGQPVSIENTRRVRAFADEIDATFVIDACRFAENAFFVREREDEYAEMSVADIAREQLEYADAVVMSGKKDGLANTGGFVATRDEALFERCKSRAILYEGFPTYGGMAGRDIEAMAVGLREAVTDAYIEDRIEQVRTLGSMLEEADIPTYTPVGGHAVYLDAGSFYPHLDSSEFPGQVLVCELYREGGVRGVELGSFAFPDSDRPELVRLAIPRRTYHQEHFEHVLETVKRAYENRDTVDGLRLATEPEIPELRHFTAELEPVSR, from the coding sequence ATGGTTGCTTACAAGTCAAAAGCCGTAGAACGGATCCGGTTACCCGGCAGGGACGAGCGCGAACGCGCGCTCGAGGAAGCCGGCTACAACGTCTTCGCGCTCGCGGCCGACGACGTCTACATCGATCTTCTCACCGATAGCGGAACGGGAGCGATGAGCGACGAGCAGTGGGCCGCGTTGCACCGCGGCGACGAGTCCTATGCCGGGTCGCCGAGTTTCGAACGGCTCGAGTCGGCCGTCGCGGACGTGATGGGGTTCCCGTACGTGATCCCGGCCCATCAGGGCCGAGGCGCGGAGAACGTGCTCTACGGGTCCATTCTCTCCGAGGGCGACGTCGTCCCGAACAACACCCACTTCGATACGACTCGAGCGCACGTCGCGAATCAGGGTGCGGAAGCCGTCGACTGCCCGATTGAAGGCGCACACGACCTGAGCGCCGCCGAGTCGTTCAAGGGGAACTTCTCCGTCGAGCGCGCCCGCGAGGCCGTCTCGGAGGTCGGCGCGGAGAACGTGCCGCTGGTCATCTCGACGATCACCAACAACTCGACGGCGGGCCAACCGGTCAGCATCGAGAACACGCGCCGGGTTCGCGCCTTCGCCGATGAGATCGACGCCACGTTCGTCATCGACGCCTGTCGATTTGCCGAGAACGCCTTCTTCGTCCGCGAACGCGAGGACGAGTACGCCGAGATGTCCGTCGCCGACATCGCTCGAGAACAACTCGAGTACGCCGACGCCGTCGTGATGAGCGGGAAGAAAGACGGCCTCGCGAACACGGGCGGGTTCGTCGCGACTCGAGACGAAGCCCTCTTCGAGCGCTGTAAGAGCCGAGCCATCCTCTACGAAGGGTTCCCGACCTACGGCGGCATGGCCGGCCGGGACATAGAGGCGATGGCCGTCGGGCTTCGCGAGGCGGTCACCGACGCCTACATCGAGGACCGAATCGAGCAGGTTCGAACGCTCGGATCGATGCTCGAGGAAGCCGACATCCCAACCTACACGCCCGTCGGCGGCCACGCCGTCTATCTCGACGCCGGGTCGTTTTACCCTCATCTCGACTCGAGCGAGTTCCCCGGACAGGTCCTCGTCTGCGAACTCTACCGCGAAGGCGGGGTTCGCGGGGTCGAACTCGGCAGCTTCGCGTTCCCCGATTCGGACCGGCCGGAACTCGTCCGCCTCGCGATTCCGCGTCGAACCTACCATCAGGAACACTTCGAACACGTTCTCGAGACGGTCAAAAGAGCCTACGAAAACCGCGATACAGTCGACGGGCTCCGACTCGCGACCGAGCCCGAGATTCCGGAACTGCGCCACTTCACCGCCGAACTCGAGCCCGTCTCGAGGTGA
- a CDS encoding mechanosensitive ion channel family protein produces MVQSLPAQAVQLPNWLQDPVAELITFVPRLVGAVIILLIGWVIGRFAAGVVGRIADGIELDRMVLETPLGRILGGTEQAVSSAFGSLAKWFVYALAILAAANALAIPTLSEWISTAVSYLPAFIAGLLVIVLGFVVADFVGDVIERTRAATQTSYASWFANGARMFLYFTAIVIGLDTMGIDVDILYVFARALAWGLAAAVAIGAGVAFGWGGKDYVSENIDGWMGRTSTVAPSEESRSESPRSSDHDTGSEPSAGPGAEDD; encoded by the coding sequence ATGGTACAATCCCTACCCGCACAGGCGGTACAGCTTCCCAACTGGCTGCAGGACCCGGTAGCAGAACTGATAACATTCGTTCCCCGGCTGGTCGGTGCGGTGATCATCCTCCTCATCGGCTGGGTCATCGGTCGCTTCGCGGCGGGCGTCGTAGGCCGCATCGCCGACGGCATCGAACTCGATCGAATGGTCCTCGAAACGCCGCTCGGACGCATCCTCGGCGGGACTGAACAGGCCGTCTCGAGCGCGTTCGGTTCGTTGGCGAAGTGGTTCGTCTACGCGCTCGCGATTCTCGCGGCGGCGAACGCGCTGGCGATTCCGACGCTCTCGGAGTGGATCTCGACGGCGGTGTCGTACCTGCCGGCGTTCATCGCCGGCCTGCTCGTCATCGTCCTCGGGTTCGTCGTGGCGGACTTCGTCGGCGACGTCATCGAACGGACCCGGGCCGCGACGCAGACGTCCTACGCGAGCTGGTTCGCGAACGGCGCCCGGATGTTCCTCTACTTCACGGCGATCGTCATCGGCCTCGATACGATGGGGATCGACGTCGACATCCTCTACGTCTTCGCCAGAGCGCTCGCGTGGGGACTGGCGGCCGCGGTGGCCATCGGTGCCGGCGTCGCGTTCGGATGGGGCGGCAAAGACTACGTCTCCGAAAACATCGACGGCTGGATGGGACGGACGAGTACGGTCGCGCCGTCCGAAGAGAGCCGATCCGAGAGTCCGCGCAGTAGCGACCACGATACGGGCTCCGAACCGAGCGCCGGACCGGGCGCAGAAGACGACTAG
- a CDS encoding bactofilin family protein codes for MSESSASKRSSTGGLARVAVLVLVLVLVVGIGPGLVAAQSIEGPDGVDGTVTVDEGETVDSVEAFAGNVIVDGTVTGDVNAVAGNVYINGEVEGDVSVVSGNLEVAGAVNGDVSAAAGNVRLTEAGSVGGEFQAGGGAVFVDGTIDGDATIGADTIELGETGVISGDLEYSGDLQGETGVVEGETTQTSSVGVGPVQGLEPIVTWLFALYTLALNLLLGAALLLLFPRFSAGVADRVASVPVRAGLVGLAVLIVVPIALIALAITVVGIPLSIVGGFVFALFVWIGIVYGRFAVAAWLLSLVGIGNRWLALVVGLVGGAALAQIPIVGPAVNVLIFLLGLGALAMTLFSGRRRSRESTTPTGTDGSTAD; via the coding sequence ATGTCGGAATCGAGCGCGTCGAAACGCTCATCGACTGGCGGCCTGGCTCGAGTCGCCGTGCTCGTGTTGGTCCTCGTACTCGTCGTCGGAATCGGGCCGGGGCTCGTCGCGGCCCAGTCGATCGAGGGGCCCGACGGCGTCGACGGCACAGTCACCGTCGACGAGGGAGAAACCGTCGACAGCGTCGAGGCGTTCGCGGGGAACGTCATCGTCGACGGCACCGTCACCGGCGACGTGAACGCGGTCGCCGGGAACGTCTACATCAATGGAGAGGTCGAGGGGGACGTTTCGGTCGTCTCGGGCAATCTCGAGGTCGCCGGAGCCGTCAACGGCGACGTGAGCGCAGCCGCGGGCAACGTTCGCCTCACCGAGGCGGGATCCGTTGGCGGCGAGTTCCAGGCGGGCGGCGGTGCCGTCTTCGTCGACGGCACGATCGACGGCGACGCGACGATCGGCGCAGACACGATCGAACTCGGCGAGACGGGCGTCATCTCGGGCGACCTCGAGTACAGTGGCGACCTGCAGGGCGAGACGGGTGTCGTCGAGGGGGAGACCACCCAAACCTCGTCGGTCGGCGTCGGTCCCGTACAGGGGCTCGAGCCGATCGTGACGTGGCTGTTCGCGCTGTATACGCTGGCGCTGAACCTGCTCTTGGGAGCGGCGTTGCTCTTGCTCTTCCCGCGCTTTTCAGCCGGTGTCGCCGACCGGGTCGCGTCCGTTCCGGTCCGGGCGGGGCTGGTCGGGCTGGCGGTCCTCATCGTCGTACCCATCGCGCTGATCGCTCTGGCGATCACGGTCGTTGGGATTCCGCTCTCGATCGTCGGCGGGTTCGTCTTCGCGCTGTTCGTCTGGATCGGGATCGTCTACGGGCGGTTCGCCGTGGCGGCCTGGCTCCTGTCGCTCGTGGGGATCGGCAATCGCTGGCTCGCGCTCGTCGTGGGGTTAGTCGGCGGTGCGGCGCTCGCACAGATCCCGATCGTCGGCCCCGCTGTGAACGTCCTGATCTTCCTGCTCGGTCTCGGCGCGCTCGCGATGACGCTCTTCAGCGGCCGACGACGGAGCCGCGAATCCACGACACCGACGGGAACCGACGGATCGACCGCTGACTGA
- a CDS encoding DUF1328 domain-containing protein has translation MLELALTFFVIAVIAGFFGLSGIAGITMTIAKWLVLIFLVLAVVSLLL, from the coding sequence ATGTTAGAACTCGCACTCACGTTCTTCGTCATCGCAGTAATCGCGGGCTTCTTCGGCCTGAGCGGGATCGCGGGGATCACGATGACGATCGCGAAGTGGCTCGTGCTCATCTTTCTGGTGCTCGCGGTCGTTTCGTTGCTTCTCTAA
- a CDS encoding winged helix-turn-helix domain-containing protein gives MSESNRDDNDERGSDRSHEIFAQLDDEYAREILVETVNGSRSAHELSEACDASLSTIYRRAERLIECGLLAEQTVVEADGNHYSVYEARLDNLTVDLDEDGFTVTIESKPTESLSDRFTSMWEGL, from the coding sequence GTGAGCGAATCAAATCGAGACGACAACGACGAGCGTGGATCCGATCGATCCCACGAGATATTCGCCCAGCTCGACGACGAGTACGCGCGCGAAATCCTCGTCGAGACGGTCAATGGCTCGCGGTCGGCACACGAACTCAGCGAGGCGTGCGACGCCTCGTTGTCGACGATCTACCGGCGGGCTGAACGGCTCATCGAGTGTGGACTCCTCGCAGAGCAGACCGTCGTCGAAGCGGACGGGAACCACTACAGCGTGTACGAAGCCCGACTCGACAACCTCACGGTCGACTTAGACGAGGACGGCTTCACCGTCACGATCGAATCGAAACCGACGGAGAGCCTCTCAGACCGGTTCACAAGTATGTGGGAGGGACTTTGA
- a CDS encoding DUF1467 family protein: protein MRPTIPARSTLFLAVSAGFVALGVAINDGFAPSLRTILALAVTAVGLFGVATAVGDRPLESLRLATGRLWTVAFVAFLPYGLTTSPNSEEAAALGEALSGPFASAALEAVAGAGILCAVVVTVLYAFASYGIYPGRPTPEERVLEERQNE, encoded by the coding sequence ATGCGTCCCACAATCCCCGCTCGATCGACACTCTTCCTCGCAGTTTCGGCCGGGTTCGTCGCCCTCGGCGTCGCGATTAACGACGGATTTGCGCCCTCGCTCCGAACGATTCTCGCGCTCGCGGTGACGGCTGTCGGACTCTTCGGCGTCGCCACCGCCGTCGGCGACCGCCCGCTCGAGTCGCTGCGCCTCGCTACGGGTCGGTTGTGGACGGTCGCGTTCGTGGCGTTTCTTCCCTACGGTCTGACGACATCCCCGAACAGCGAGGAAGCCGCCGCTCTCGGCGAGGCGCTCTCCGGACCGTTCGCAAGCGCCGCGCTCGAGGCCGTCGCCGGGGCCGGGATCCTCTGTGCGGTCGTGGTAACGGTACTTTATGCGTTCGCGAGCTACGGAATCTATCCGGGGCGGCCGACGCCCGAAGAGCGCGTGCTGGAAGAGCGGCAAAACGAATAG
- a CDS encoding aspartate kinase, producing MRVVAKFGGTSLGTGDRINRAADSVAAAVEDGHEIAVVASAMGSTTDDLLEDITFETGDEDRAQIVSMGERTSVRMLKAALSARDIEARFLEPGSEDWPIITDEHGEVDVEETQRRAFEVAETLEDVVPVITGFLAEGTNGSITTLGRGGSDTTAVMLGKYMDADEVVIVTDVEGVMTGDPRVVEGARNVGEISVDELRNLSFRGAEVVAPSALSYKDNTLDVRVVHYQHGDLLSGGTSIEGEFQNLVDLRERPIACLTVAGRAIRNQPGVFQHLSQALGESDVNIEAVASGVDTVTFYIDEEESERAENILHREVIARDEFSSVTVDSPMAVVRVTGGELPNQPGIISDIVNPLSDARINLQDIITSATSVALVVDWDDREETLEITQDLF from the coding sequence ATGCGCGTCGTAGCTAAATTCGGGGGAACGAGTCTCGGAACGGGCGACCGAATCAACCGGGCCGCAGATTCCGTCGCTGCGGCAGTCGAAGACGGCCACGAAATCGCCGTCGTCGCGAGCGCGATGGGATCGACCACCGACGATTTGCTCGAGGATATTACGTTCGAAACCGGCGACGAGGACAGAGCCCAGATCGTCAGCATGGGCGAGCGAACCTCCGTCAGGATGCTTAAAGCGGCGCTTTCGGCCCGCGACATCGAAGCGCGATTCCTCGAGCCGGGCAGCGAGGATTGGCCGATTATCACCGACGAGCACGGCGAGGTCGACGTCGAGGAGACCCAACGGCGCGCCTTCGAGGTCGCCGAGACCCTCGAGGACGTCGTGCCGGTCATCACCGGATTCCTCGCGGAGGGAACGAACGGCTCGATCACCACGCTCGGTCGGGGCGGCAGCGACACGACGGCCGTCATGCTCGGCAAGTACATGGACGCGGACGAGGTCGTCATCGTCACCGACGTCGAGGGCGTCATGACCGGCGATCCGCGGGTCGTCGAAGGGGCCAGAAACGTCGGCGAAATCTCCGTCGACGAACTTCGAAACCTGTCGTTCCGGGGCGCAGAGGTCGTCGCGCCCTCTGCGCTTTCGTACAAGGACAACACCCTCGACGTTCGGGTCGTCCATTACCAGCACGGCGACCTTCTCAGCGGCGGGACGAGCATCGAAGGCGAGTTTCAGAACCTCGTCGATCTTCGGGAGCGACCGATCGCCTGTCTCACCGTCGCGGGTCGGGCGATTCGAAACCAGCCCGGTGTCTTCCAGCACCTTTCCCAAGCGCTCGGCGAGAGCGACGTCAACATCGAAGCCGTCGCAAGCGGCGTTGACACGGTGACGTTTTACATCGACGAAGAGGAATCCGAGCGAGCCGAAAACATCCTCCATCGCGAGGTCATCGCCCGCGACGAGTTCTCGAGCGTCACCGTCGACTCGCCGATGGCGGTCGTCCGCGTGACCGGCGGCGAACTGCCGAACCAGCCAGGGATCATCAGCGACATCGTCAACCCGCTCTCGGACGCCCGGATCAACCTCCAGGACATTATCACGAGCGCGACCAGCGTCGCGCTCGTCGTCGACTGGGACGACCGCGAGGAAACTTTAGAAATAACGCAAGACCTGTTCTAG
- a CDS encoding replication factor C small subunit yields the protein MSEADAETAESTPGRTEVWIEKYRPETLDDIKGHEDIIPRLSQYVEQDDLPHLMLGGPAGTGKTTASQAVAREIYGNDWRDNFLELNASDQRGIDVVRDRIKNFARSSFGGYDYRIIFLDEADALTSDAQSALRRTMEQFSHNTRFILSCNYSSQIIDPIQSRCAVFRFTELSESAIEEQVREIAENEDIEVTDGGVDALVYAAAGDMRKAINGLQAAAVMGETVDEDGVFAITATARPEEVEAMVAQAIDGDFTAARSTLETLLMDRGLAGGDVIDQLHRSAWEFDLSEEATVRLLERLGEVDYRITEGANERLQLEAMLAALALENEA from the coding sequence ATGAGCGAGGCCGACGCCGAGACCGCGGAGTCGACGCCGGGACGGACCGAAGTCTGGATCGAGAAGTATCGTCCCGAAACCCTCGACGACATCAAGGGCCACGAAGACATCATCCCGCGGCTCTCCCAGTACGTCGAGCAGGACGACCTGCCGCACCTCATGCTGGGGGGTCCGGCCGGTACCGGGAAAACTACGGCTTCACAGGCTGTAGCCCGCGAAATCTATGGAAACGACTGGCGCGATAACTTCCTCGAGTTGAACGCCTCCGACCAGCGCGGGATCGACGTCGTCCGCGACCGGATCAAGAACTTCGCGCGCTCGAGTTTCGGCGGCTACGACTACCGGATCATCTTTCTGGACGAAGCCGACGCGCTGACTTCGGACGCCCAGTCCGCGCTCCGCCGGACGATGGAGCAGTTCTCGCACAACACTCGCTTTATCCTCTCGTGTAACTACTCGAGTCAGATCATCGACCCCATCCAGTCCCGGTGTGCGGTGTTTCGCTTCACCGAACTCTCCGAATCGGCGATCGAGGAACAGGTGCGCGAAATCGCCGAAAACGAGGACATCGAGGTGACCGACGGCGGCGTCGACGCGCTGGTCTACGCCGCCGCGGGCGACATGCGAAAGGCGATCAACGGCCTGCAGGCCGCGGCGGTGATGGGCGAAACGGTCGACGAGGACGGCGTCTTCGCGATCACGGCCACCGCCCGTCCCGAGGAGGTCGAGGCGATGGTCGCACAGGCCATCGACGGCGACTTCACCGCCGCCCGCTCGACCCTCGAGACGCTGCTGATGGACCGCGGGCTCGCGGGCGGCGACGTGATCGATCAGCTTCACCGCTCGGCCTGGGAGTTCGACCTCTCGGAGGAGGCGACCGTGCGACTGCTCGAGCGACTCGGCGAGGTCGACTACCGGATCACGGAGGGCGCGAACGAACGACTGCAACTCGAGGCGATGCTGGCGGCGCTGGCGCTCGAAAACGAGGCGTGA
- a CDS encoding helix-turn-helix domain-containing protein: MNTTMGRLFSRDSDATVERSETPQVVCLDDDHANEILGALQSETAQSAFRALNREPMAAAELAAELEVSVQTAGYHIENLLDANLIEQHETVYSEKGREMAVYGPATEPTMLFFGTSDDQRALESAFREYASVLGVGAVVLAIRGVLSPLEPLFDWL, encoded by the coding sequence ATGAACACGACCATGGGACGACTGTTTTCGAGAGATTCCGACGCGACGGTCGAGCGAAGCGAGACGCCACAAGTCGTCTGTCTCGACGACGATCACGCGAACGAGATCCTCGGGGCCCTCCAATCGGAGACCGCGCAGTCTGCGTTTCGCGCGCTGAATCGAGAACCGATGGCCGCGGCGGAACTCGCGGCCGAACTCGAGGTATCGGTCCAGACGGCCGGCTACCACATAGAGAACCTGCTCGACGCGAACCTCATCGAACAGCACGAGACGGTTTACTCCGAAAAGGGGCGCGAGATGGCCGTCTACGGCCCGGCAACGGAACCGACCATGCTGTTTTTCGGCACCTCGGACGACCAGCGAGCGCTCGAGTCGGCGTTCAGGGAGTACGCCTCGGTGCTCGGGGTCGGGGCCGTCGTACTCGCGATTCGGGGGGTGCTATCGCCGTTAGAACCTCTTTTCGACTGGCTGTAG
- a CDS encoding long-chain fatty acid--CoA ligase produces MAGYDQTLRPFLWRAERLYPDREVVSRTHEGIERHTYSEYADRTRQLANALSDLGVGDGGERVGTFCWNHSRHAEIYFGAPNIGGQLHTINPLLPPEHIQYIVENAADAVLFVDPSLLEPLEAAYDEAAFSSVEQYVVIGTEVPETSLGPVTDYESFIGGQPTEYDWPELDEETPAGMCYTSGTTGKPKGVEYTQRMLWSHTMSTLTPQGLGVRDADVVMPVVPMFHVNAWGLPFTATAAGAKHVYPGPSPSPADLVSLIEEEGVTLTAGVPTVWLGVLEYLEENDADLSSLERIVIGGSAAPKSLIERYDDLGVDVVHAWGMTEMSPVGTVAHIKEGLGDLSADQQYEKRGKQGLVVPGLEFKVVDDDGEEIEWNGEEFGELYVRGPWVTDSYFKRPDANEADFEGSWLKTGDIVTVDDEGYIQIVDRAKDVIKSGGEWISSVELENAIMAHDAVSEATVIGVPHERWQERPAAFVVPADGADLEEDEFESELESFVGESYPDWWTPDTVVFIDEVPKTATGKFNKKVLREEYATEDLLAEE; encoded by the coding sequence ATGGCTGGGTACGACCAGACGTTGAGACCGTTTCTGTGGCGTGCCGAACGACTGTATCCTGACCGAGAGGTCGTCTCGCGGACCCACGAGGGGATCGAACGACACACGTACAGCGAGTACGCCGATCGAACCCGGCAGTTAGCGAACGCGCTCTCTGATCTCGGAGTCGGCGACGGGGGCGAGCGGGTCGGCACGTTCTGCTGGAATCACAGCAGACACGCCGAAATCTACTTCGGGGCGCCCAACATCGGGGGACAACTGCACACGATCAATCCGCTGCTTCCGCCCGAGCACATTCAGTACATCGTCGAGAACGCCGCGGACGCGGTGCTTTTCGTCGATCCCTCGCTGCTCGAGCCCCTCGAAGCGGCCTACGACGAGGCGGCGTTCTCGAGCGTCGAGCAGTACGTCGTCATCGGAACGGAGGTCCCCGAAACGAGTCTCGGTCCCGTCACCGACTACGAGTCCTTTATCGGTGGACAGCCGACCGAGTACGACTGGCCCGAACTCGACGAGGAAACGCCGGCGGGGATGTGCTACACCTCCGGAACCACCGGCAAGCCCAAAGGCGTCGAGTACACCCAGCGGATGCTGTGGTCGCACACGATGTCCACGCTCACCCCGCAAGGACTCGGCGTTCGCGACGCCGACGTTGTGATGCCCGTCGTCCCGATGTTCCACGTCAACGCCTGGGGACTGCCGTTTACGGCCACCGCCGCCGGCGCGAAGCACGTCTATCCCGGCCCCTCGCCCTCCCCCGCCGACCTCGTTTCGCTCATCGAGGAGGAAGGCGTCACCCTCACCGCCGGCGTGCCGACGGTCTGGCTCGGCGTCCTCGAGTATCTCGAAGAGAACGACGCGGACCTCTCCTCGTTAGAGCGCATCGTCATCGGCGGCAGCGCGGCCCCCAAAAGCCTGATCGAGCGGTACGACGACCTCGGCGTCGACGTCGTCCACGCCTGGGGAATGACCGAGATGTCGCCCGTCGGGACCGTCGCACACATCAAGGAAGGACTCGGCGACCTCTCGGCCGACCAGCAGTACGAGAAACGCGGCAAACAGGGACTGGTCGTCCCCGGCCTCGAGTTCAAAGTGGTCGACGACGACGGCGAGGAAATCGAGTGGAACGGCGAGGAGTTCGGCGAACTGTACGTTCGGGGCCCGTGGGTGACCGACTCGTACTTCAAACGCCCCGACGCGAACGAGGCGGATTTCGAGGGCTCGTGGCTCAAAACCGGCGACATCGTCACCGTCGACGACGAGGGCTACATCCAGATCGTCGACCGCGCCAAGGACGTGATCAAAAGCGGCGGCGAGTGGATCTCCTCGGTCGAACTCGAGAACGCGATCATGGCCCACGACGCCGTCAGCGAGGCGACCGTCATCGGCGTCCCCCACGAACGCTGGCAGGAACGACCCGCCGCGTTCGTGGTTCCCGCCGACGGTGCGGACCTCGAGGAAGACGAGTTCGAGAGCGAACTCGAGTCTTTCGTCGGCGAGAGCTACCCCGACTGGTGGACGCCCGACACCGTGGTCTTCATCGACGAGGTACCGAAGACCGCGACCGGGAAGTTCAACAAGAAGGTGCTACGCGAGGAGTACGCGACGGAGGATCTGCTCGCAGAGGAGTAA